The Hymenobacter oligotrophus genome has a window encoding:
- a CDS encoding DUF2795 domain-containing protein has protein sequence MYWTLELASYLEDAPWPATKDELIDYSIRSGAPMEVVENLQALEDDGQPYESIEEVWPDYPTKEDFMFNEDEY, from the coding sequence ATGTACTGGACCCTGGAACTCGCCTCGTATCTGGAAGATGCTCCCTGGCCCGCCACCAAGGACGAGCTCATCGATTACTCGATTCGTTCGGGCGCCCCGATGGAGGTAGTGGAAAACCTGCAGGCCCTCGAAGACGACGGCCAACCTTACGAGAGCATCGAAGAAGTATGGCCGGACTACCCGACCAAGGAAGACTTCATGTTCAACGAGGACGAGTACTAG
- a CDS encoding ABC transporter ATP-binding protein, with amino-acid sequence MSHYSLLTQNLVAGYERRVLLRNLFLSVPEGAFVAVVGHNGAGKTTLFRVLTGQMAYTGQVQLHGRDLRHIRRPAAEGALAHLPQRNAISFPIEVRELVVMGRFRQRRGMLAGYTTQDYALADEALEQVGATHLAHQNFTLLSGGEQQLVWLAQLLLQDARLWLLDEPTQQLDVYYRRRVFSLLQQWVQERHKTILCITHDLDQLPNLPGYLLNLSAPEPQLEPLNEATVAAARAWLENEASLPTAHSRT; translated from the coding sequence ATGTCTCACTACTCACTACTTACTCAAAATCTGGTTGCGGGGTACGAACGACGCGTTCTGCTCCGCAACCTTTTTTTATCGGTGCCCGAAGGGGCTTTTGTGGCTGTTGTAGGCCACAACGGTGCTGGCAAAACCACGCTGTTTCGGGTGCTTACGGGGCAGATGGCTTACACCGGCCAAGTGCAGCTGCACGGCCGCGACTTGCGGCACATTCGGCGCCCGGCCGCCGAGGGTGCGCTGGCTCATTTGCCACAACGCAACGCCATCAGCTTTCCGATAGAAGTTCGCGAGTTGGTGGTGATGGGCCGATTTCGGCAGCGCCGCGGCATGCTTGCCGGCTACACCACGCAGGACTACGCCCTAGCCGACGAAGCCTTGGAGCAAGTGGGCGCCACGCATTTGGCGCACCAAAATTTTACGCTGCTTTCGGGCGGCGAGCAACAACTCGTGTGGCTGGCGCAGTTGCTGCTGCAAGATGCCCGGCTGTGGCTGCTCGACGAGCCCACGCAGCAGCTCGATGTGTATTACCGCCGGCGCGTGTTCAGCCTGCTGCAGCAATGGGTGCAAGAGCGCCACAAAACCATTCTGTGCATCACTCACGACCTCGACCAATTGCCCAACCTGCCGGGCTACCTGCTCAACCTGTCGGCACCCGAGCCGCAGCTTGAGCCCCTTAACGAGGCCACCGTTGCCGCCGCCCGCGCGTGGCTGGAAAACGAGGCTAGCCTGCCCACGGCGCACAGCCGCACCTAG